In one window of Leptolyngbya sp. CCY15150 DNA:
- a CDS encoding FkbM family methyltransferase, whose protein sequence is MTTAPWTAHVSRRWFNPQAWHLRWHKLLAMGQGGGQYLPVQALGQSMRLPKAAHRQFWQGPHADERSLSFLADALPSQGVFFDIGTNIGVYSTALWLAKGGDMTVQAFEPIPSTIEVLKETLSLNQVTAHIEAIALSDHVHTLTLSAYDNGANNFWVTDAQADIPTLSVSAVPLDEWMLHHDRIPNAMKIDVEGHELAVLQGAQATIQAYKPALLIECHCGSWESLGVSRQAMVELIESFGYAQVGDRWGRPVDLLTQPSTIHLLCSD, encoded by the coding sequence ATGACAACTGCTCCTTGGACTGCTCACGTTTCCCGCCGCTGGTTTAACCCCCAAGCCTGGCATCTGCGCTGGCATAAGCTCTTAGCTATGGGCCAAGGCGGTGGACAATACCTGCCGGTGCAGGCGCTAGGGCAATCCATGCGTTTGCCCAAGGCTGCCCATCGTCAGTTTTGGCAGGGCCCCCACGCTGATGAGCGATCGCTCTCGTTTCTGGCTGATGCTCTGCCGTCTCAAGGCGTGTTTTTCGACATTGGCACCAATATTGGCGTCTACAGTACCGCTCTCTGGCTGGCGAAGGGTGGAGATATGACGGTGCAGGCGTTTGAGCCAATTCCTTCCACGATTGAGGTGCTGAAGGAAACGTTGAGCTTAAACCAGGTGACCGCCCACATTGAAGCGATCGCCCTCTCCGACCATGTGCATACCCTCACCCTCTCCGCCTACGACAACGGCGCGAATAACTTCTGGGTGACCGATGCCCAGGCTGATATTCCCACCCTCAGCGTTTCGGCGGTGCCCTTGGATGAATGGATGCTGCACCACGATCGCATTCCCAACGCCATGAAAATTGATGTGGAAGGCCATGAACTGGCGGTGCTCCAGGGTGCCCAAGCGACGATCCAAGCCTATAAGCCAGCGCTGTTGATCGAATGCCACTGCGGGTCTTGGGAAAGTCTGGGCGTGTCGCGTCAGGCCATGGTGGAGTTAATCGAGTCGTTTGGCTATGCCCAAGTGGGCGATCGCTGGGGTCGTCCCGTCGATTTGCTCACGCAGCCGTCCACGATTCACCTTCTTTGTTCGGACTAG
- a CDS encoding glycosyltransferase codes for MTSMSKPTVLIALTSLCAEGTPVLVLDLCRQWLAWGIQPVVVTLYDEPRDLEPELRSLRVPLHSLQLPAQGYRRYGQLAVGIYRLARQYRAQALLSMPFGWHTFMAAGARLAGVRRVAAHVGNYPPVGSPSFSKFRQQVQWGRSLTDRLLCCSGYIQAGVVQHFGVPEAETQVVYNACAWEPEGDRPPRSVHQPLTIGMVARLEIHKDQPTLIRAAQRLKQQGMPIQVQLIGEGSRRAEYEALVAELGLEDCVTLLGMRRDIPDVLRQMDLFVFAAKPDEGFGIALVEAMVMGVPVVATQVGACCEVLQDGDLGWLVPPGNPDRLAETIRYVANHPDQAQSVAKKAQDVAQHLFAIATMARDYATVLNILPEQVPYDRSSRAADSGSRAQWPSFGR; via the coding sequence ATGACTTCGATGTCCAAGCCTACGGTGTTGATTGCTCTCACCTCTCTCTGTGCCGAGGGAACGCCGGTGCTGGTGCTGGATCTCTGTCGCCAGTGGTTGGCCTGGGGCATTCAGCCGGTGGTGGTTACGCTCTATGACGAACCTCGGGATCTAGAACCAGAGTTGCGATCGCTCCGGGTACCGCTCCATAGCTTACAGTTACCTGCCCAAGGCTATCGTCGCTATGGTCAGCTAGCGGTGGGGATCTATCGTCTAGCGCGCCAGTATCGAGCCCAGGCGTTGCTGTCTATGCCCTTTGGCTGGCATACGTTTATGGCGGCGGGGGCGCGTCTGGCGGGGGTGCGGCGGGTGGCGGCCCATGTGGGCAACTATCCGCCGGTGGGGTCGCCCAGCTTCTCGAAGTTTCGCCAGCAGGTGCAGTGGGGGCGATCGCTCACCGATCGGCTGCTGTGCTGTAGTGGCTATATTCAGGCGGGAGTAGTGCAGCACTTTGGCGTGCCTGAGGCGGAAACCCAGGTGGTCTACAACGCCTGTGCCTGGGAACCGGAGGGCGATCGCCCCCCTCGCTCTGTCCATCAACCGCTCACCATTGGCATGGTGGCTCGGCTAGAAATTCACAAGGATCAGCCCACCTTGATCCGGGCTGCCCAACGGCTGAAGCAGCAGGGGATGCCCATTCAGGTGCAGTTGATTGGTGAGGGGAGTCGCCGGGCGGAGTATGAGGCGCTGGTGGCGGAGCTGGGCCTGGAAGACTGCGTGACGCTGCTGGGTATGCGTCGAGATATTCCCGATGTGCTGCGGCAGATGGATCTGTTTGTGTTTGCCGCCAAGCCCGATGAAGGCTTTGGGATTGCCTTGGTGGAAGCCATGGTCATGGGGGTGCCGGTGGTGGCAACTCAGGTGGGGGCCTGCTGCGAAGTGTTGCAGGATGGCGATCTGGGCTGGCTGGTGCCGCCGGGCAATCCCGATCGCTTGGCAGAGACGATTCGCTATGTGGCCAACCATCCTGACCAGGCCCAATCGGTGGCGAAAAAGGCCCAAGATGTGGCCCAACACCTGTTTGCGATCGCCACCATGGCCCGCGACTATGCCACCGTGTTGAACATTTTGCCTGAGCAGGTGCCCTATGACCGATCCTCCCGCGCCGCCGATTCTGGTTCACGTGCTCAATGGCCTAGCTTTGGGCGGTAA
- a CDS encoding glycosyltransferase family 4 protein, with protein MTTLPRLLTVVGDPHDINTWSNIPYFFLQAGQQAGFLTDGLPLDCDRLKQQRLLWNAGHWLTTGEYGGFQYSPTALRSLFSQVTLPPGPVEFISHFPLLPPRPWAPDWRVSYYLDATLRQNFEDYGIGQRVSQRMQQQALQQETENYRQAQSIICMGRSGARSVVEDYGIDPAKVHVIPGGANLHEAHLPSATELVEQPTALSPVRLGFIGKDWQRKGLPFLLAVADDLQARGIAVEVRVIGPRSADLPDHPCLRPLGFIDKATQLPLFVDQVRSFHFGCLFSSAEAFGISNLECIRLGVPVLARRIGGIPETVPAGLGHLFDPSDAAAAVADVVERYVDQPQTYHAWRSKVVARVAEVTWATTVQRFMQVWDGSREFQYGP; from the coding sequence ATGACGACGCTGCCCCGACTGCTCACGGTGGTGGGCGATCCCCATGACATCAATACCTGGAGCAATATTCCCTACTTTTTTTTGCAGGCAGGACAGCAGGCGGGGTTTCTCACCGATGGTCTGCCGTTGGACTGCGATCGCCTGAAGCAGCAGCGGCTGCTGTGGAATGCGGGGCATTGGTTGACCACGGGGGAATACGGCGGATTTCAATATTCCCCAACGGCGCTGCGATCGCTGTTTTCCCAGGTGACCCTTCCCCCTGGGCCGGTGGAGTTCATCAGCCACTTTCCCCTCTTGCCGCCCCGCCCTTGGGCTCCAGACTGGCGGGTGAGCTACTACCTGGATGCGACTCTGCGGCAGAACTTTGAGGACTACGGCATCGGTCAGCGGGTATCTCAACGGATGCAGCAGCAGGCCCTGCAGCAGGAAACGGAGAACTATCGCCAAGCTCAGTCCATCATATGTATGGGGCGATCGGGGGCGCGATCGGTGGTGGAAGACTACGGTATCGACCCCGCCAAGGTGCATGTGATTCCCGGCGGGGCGAATCTACATGAGGCGCACCTGCCCAGCGCGACGGAGTTGGTGGAACAGCCGACGGCTCTGTCGCCGGTGCGTTTGGGCTTCATTGGCAAAGACTGGCAGCGCAAGGGGCTCCCCTTTTTGCTGGCGGTGGCGGATGACCTGCAGGCGCGGGGCATTGCCGTGGAAGTCCGGGTGATTGGGCCGCGATCGGCAGATTTACCCGACCATCCCTGTCTGCGGCCCCTAGGGTTCATCGATAAAGCCACGCAGTTGCCCCTATTTGTGGATCAGGTGCGATCGTTCCACTTCGGCTGTCTGTTTTCCTCGGCGGAGGCCTTTGGTATTTCCAATCTGGAATGTATCCGCTTAGGCGTTCCGGTCTTAGCTCGGCGCATTGGTGGCATTCCCGAGACGGTGCCTGCGGGGCTGGGGCACCTGTTTGACCCCAGCGATGCGGCGGCGGCGGTGGCGGATGTGGTAGAACGCTATGTGGATCAGCCCCAGACCTATCATGCCTGGCGCAGCAAGGTAGTGGCGCGGGTGGCGGAGGTGACCTGGGCCACCACGGTGCAGCGGTTCATGCAGGTGTGGGACGGTTCACGGGAGTTTCAGTATGGCCCATAG
- a CDS encoding FkbM family methyltransferase, whose translation MPDALIWAHSALRPVFSGLPPSVQAGARSLYRWLLSQRYGQDGLAIAVQNERSWRLDPLVALRGEVAELETIQAFRRVVQPGMDVIDVGANVGQMTLELAHLVGDQGRVVAVEPGPGNLRLLERHVQGNGMGDRVLMEAAACTDQPDQMITLNILGSDADDIGSGFSVVDAAKLPNPHQLPAHAYPVLTTTVDVLVARYALTPGFLKIDVEGAELQVLQGAQQTLEKHRPIVLVGFHPFAFEDAIAAGQALMNLLPGYTLATLTGETVAYPQTLAEYLAQPLPDTHP comes from the coding sequence ATGCCAGATGCATTAATTTGGGCCCACTCCGCCCTCCGTCCAGTATTTTCAGGATTACCGCCCTCGGTGCAGGCTGGGGCGCGATCGCTCTATCGGTGGCTATTGTCCCAGCGCTATGGCCAAGATGGTCTGGCGATCGCGGTGCAAAATGAGCGATCATGGCGGCTCGATCCCCTAGTGGCGCTGCGGGGTGAAGTAGCGGAACTGGAGACGATTCAAGCGTTTCGCCGGGTGGTGCAGCCGGGGATGGATGTGATCGATGTGGGTGCCAATGTGGGACAGATGACCTTGGAGCTTGCCCATCTAGTGGGCGACCAGGGGCGGGTGGTTGCTGTAGAGCCGGGGCCGGGCAACCTGCGTTTGCTAGAGCGCCATGTGCAGGGTAATGGCATGGGCGATCGCGTTTTGATGGAAGCGGCTGCCTGCACCGATCAGCCAGATCAGATGATTACCCTCAATATTTTGGGCAGTGATGCCGACGACATTGGCAGTGGCTTTTCGGTGGTGGATGCTGCCAAATTGCCCAATCCCCACCAGTTGCCCGCCCATGCCTATCCGGTGTTAACCACCACTGTGGATGTTCTCGTTGCTCGCTATGCCCTAACGCCTGGTTTCCTCAAGATTGATGTGGAAGGGGCGGAGCTGCAGGTGCTTCAGGGTGCTCAGCAAACGCTGGAGAAGCATCGACCGATTGTGCTGGTAGGCTTCCATCCCTTTGCATTTGAGGATGCGATCGCTGCGGGGCAAGCTTTGATGAACCTGCTGCCAGGCTACACCCTAGCCACTCTGACCGGCGAGACCGTGGCCTATCCCCAGACCTTAGCTGAATATTTAGCTCAGCCTCTCCCTGATACCCACCCTTAG
- a CDS encoding glycosyltransferase → MTDPPAPPILVHVLNGLALGGNEHLCLQLVRHAPSSIQHRVLNLNPDCQTMRSQFLDAGAQVVDCAYHPRQRLRFVYQVATYFRRQRPQAVVVYTFGLHLLVGLAARLAGVTTVVARAGNPLPKDPRQQRLWVRIVQGSRLLGIPIYSCSQAVHESFTRVTPLPAGSRAIPNGCDVQAIARRSQQTRQSRSDRPTVIGMVARLNAIKDQATLLRAIALLHADYPEIALWLVGDGDQRSPLEALAADLGLAKVVTFWGDRSDVPDLLGKMHLYAFSTTADEGFGIALIEAMAAGLPMVASDVPACREVLGTAGCLVPPGDAPALAVVLGTWLDPALRQPWGDRAYQRALEHYTMDTCAATWYGELGWTQEVV, encoded by the coding sequence ATGACCGATCCTCCCGCGCCGCCGATTCTGGTTCACGTGCTCAATGGCCTAGCTTTGGGCGGTAATGAACATCTGTGTTTACAACTGGTGCGCCATGCTCCGTCCTCGATCCAGCATCGGGTGTTGAACCTCAACCCCGATTGTCAAACAATGCGATCGCAGTTTCTCGACGCTGGGGCCCAGGTGGTGGACTGTGCCTACCATCCTCGGCAACGGCTGCGGTTTGTGTACCAGGTGGCGACCTATTTCCGACGGCAGCGCCCCCAAGCGGTGGTGGTCTACACCTTTGGTTTACATCTGCTGGTGGGATTGGCCGCTCGCCTGGCTGGGGTGACGACTGTGGTGGCGCGGGCGGGCAATCCGCTGCCGAAGGATCCGAGGCAACAGCGGCTCTGGGTGCGCATTGTTCAAGGGTCGCGTCTGCTGGGCATTCCCATCTATAGCTGTTCCCAGGCAGTGCATGAGTCCTTTACCCGCGTGACGCCTCTACCCGCCGGTTCCCGCGCCATCCCCAATGGCTGTGATGTGCAGGCGATCGCCCGTCGTTCCCAACAAACCCGTCAATCCCGCAGCGATCGCCCCACGGTGATTGGCATGGTGGCGCGGTTGAATGCCATTAAGGATCAGGCTACGCTGCTGCGGGCGATCGCCCTGCTCCATGCCGATTATCCTGAGATTGCCCTGTGGCTCGTGGGTGACGGCGATCAGCGATCGCCCTTGGAAGCCCTAGCGGCGGATTTGGGACTTGCCAAGGTGGTGACCTTTTGGGGCGATCGCTCTGATGTGCCGGATCTCCTGGGGAAGATGCATCTCTATGCCTTTTCCACCACGGCGGATGAGGGGTTTGGCATTGCCTTAATTGAAGCCATGGCGGCCGGTTTGCCCATGGTCGCCAGCGATGTGCCGGCCTGTCGGGAGGTGTTGGGAACGGCGGGGTGTTTGGTGCCCCCGGGTGATGCTCCGGCCCTCGCGGTAGTTCTGGGAACCTGGCTGGATCCGGCTCTGCGTCAACCCTGGGGCGATCGCGCCTACCAGCGGGCTCTGGAACATTACACCATGGATACCTGCGCGGCGACCTGGTATGGGGAACTTGGATGGACTCAGGAGGTTGTATGA
- a CDS encoding FkbM family methyltransferase, whose amino-acid sequence MTLASSWTVLQQVLESDRQFQGLGLPRGWYLRFHYWGRWCDRRQQSPPVEMVTARLLEHRVTFPLSFAYAGMARGILLDREYQLADALGFVPRTVVDLGANIGLGALYLHCQFPEAQMVCVEPDPRNLPLLHQTLMLNRVPAQVIEGAIGITSGTLNLRFGQNPACSALETSPMHRLDQQVAVTVQTMPDLLTALGWDHLDLLKIDIEGTEDELLSQNNGWLQRVRAIVLEIHPNTTAETIASYLQPYGFHLTRHGHGQEPVYLAMRSLS is encoded by the coding sequence ATGACACTTGCGTCGAGCTGGACGGTTTTACAACAGGTGCTGGAGAGCGATCGCCAGTTCCAGGGTCTGGGTTTACCTCGGGGTTGGTACCTGCGCTTTCACTATTGGGGGCGCTGGTGCGATCGCCGCCAACAATCGCCGCCGGTGGAAATGGTGACGGCCCGTTTACTAGAGCATCGGGTCACCTTTCCGCTGTCGTTTGCCTATGCGGGTATGGCTAGGGGCATTTTGCTGGATCGAGAATATCAGCTTGCTGATGCCCTAGGCTTTGTGCCCCGCACCGTGGTGGATTTGGGTGCCAATATCGGCTTGGGGGCGCTCTATTTACACTGCCAGTTTCCCGAAGCGCAGATGGTCTGCGTGGAGCCGGATCCGCGCAATCTTCCCCTGCTGCACCAGACGTTGATGCTCAACCGGGTGCCGGCTCAGGTGATTGAGGGGGCGATCGGGATCACCAGCGGCACGCTGAATCTGCGGTTTGGTCAAAATCCCGCCTGTTCTGCCCTGGAAACCTCACCCATGCATCGCCTGGATCAGCAGGTGGCTGTGACGGTGCAAACCATGCCCGATCTCCTCACCGCCCTAGGTTGGGATCACCTCGATCTTCTAAAAATCGACATCGAGGGCACCGAGGATGAGCTGTTATCCCAGAACAACGGCTGGCTGCAGCGGGTGCGGGCGATCGTCCTAGAAATTCATCCCAATACCACGGCGGAGACCATCGCTAGCTATCTCCAGCCCTATGGATTTCATCTCACCCGTCATGGCCACGGGCAAGAGCCGGTGTATCTAGCCATGCGATCGCTCTCCTAG
- a CDS encoding FkbM family methyltransferase: MLSYFKILRSIWIHPANRGQRLGAIARSLYWWLAYRLPQRSVQRQVFGYPVRLDPQGHETRNIVYYTPQAEYDTTRFFQRYLRPGDAVLDIGANIGLYSLLSASLVGERGRVHAFEPCPATFDRLSQTLTDNQLTWVQGHPVALGEQEAILQFTTDLDTVNHVMADAESRSSSMPVACRRLDDVVDVQQQYAIAKLDVEGFELSVLRGASRLLAHQGVDVLIVEINGALYRYGIQADDLVSYLFQLGYDAALYDATAHRFAWILDPCDAWGNVWFISQRHRDRVLARLQLSDRPADPKPVGNVV, encoded by the coding sequence ATGCTGAGTTATTTCAAAATTCTTCGATCGATTTGGATCCATCCAGCGAACCGAGGTCAGCGTCTGGGTGCGATCGCCCGATCGCTCTATTGGTGGTTGGCCTATCGCTTGCCCCAGCGTTCGGTTCAGCGTCAGGTGTTTGGCTATCCCGTGCGGCTAGATCCCCAGGGGCATGAGACTCGCAATATTGTCTACTACACGCCCCAGGCGGAATACGACACGACTCGGTTTTTCCAGCGCTATCTGCGGCCGGGGGATGCGGTGTTAGATATTGGAGCCAATATTGGGCTCTATAGTCTGCTGTCTGCTTCGCTGGTGGGGGAACGCGGTCGGGTTCATGCCTTTGAACCTTGTCCTGCGACGTTCGATCGCCTATCTCAAACTTTGACGGATAACCAGTTGACCTGGGTGCAGGGGCATCCCGTAGCCTTGGGTGAACAGGAAGCAATCCTGCAGTTCACGACGGATTTGGATACGGTGAACCACGTGATGGCGGATGCCGAGTCTCGCTCTTCGTCCATGCCGGTAGCTTGTCGGCGCTTGGATGATGTGGTGGATGTTCAGCAGCAGTATGCGATCGCCAAGCTGGATGTGGAGGGGTTTGAGCTGTCGGTGCTGCGCGGGGCCTCTCGGCTGCTCGCTCACCAGGGCGTTGATGTGCTGATTGTGGAAATTAACGGAGCCTTATACCGCTATGGCATCCAGGCGGATGATCTAGTGTCCTATCTCTTCCAGCTAGGTTACGACGCTGCGCTCTATGATGCCACGGCTCATCGGTTTGCTTGGATTCTTGATCCTTGTGATGCCTGGGGGAATGTGTGGTTTATCAGTCAGCGCCATCGCGATCGCGTCCTAGCGCGGCTCCAGTTGTCCGATCGCCCTGCCGATCCTAAGCCTGTGGGGAATGTAGTATGA
- a CDS encoding sulfotransferase, whose translation MRTPDFLIVGAPKCGTTALCHYLSEHPEVAISTPAKPYFFGRDLNVPRTCERLEDYLALFDENALCCGEGTPYYLYSQTAAQEIYDLNPAMKIIIMLRNPVDVAYSLYCQRLSNSIDSEPILDFAEAIAAEGDRAQGKRLPPAYPDPKMVLYTEIAKFYPQVQRYVDRFPPEQLHVVIYDDLRADVDRVYGQVLTFLGVDSAYRPPLQVVNPNTTWRSRGLQALVESPPKPLKTSLKRLGISGKTLYPLYRALTRFNQKVAVRSPLDPAMKLKLQNLFYSDVEQLSQLLGRSLLHWLED comes from the coding sequence ATGAGAACACCAGATTTTTTGATTGTAGGGGCACCAAAATGTGGCACAACGGCCCTGTGTCATTATTTATCTGAACATCCTGAGGTGGCTATTTCCACGCCAGCTAAACCGTACTTTTTTGGTCGCGACTTAAACGTGCCTCGAACCTGTGAGCGGCTGGAGGACTATCTCGCTTTATTTGATGAGAATGCCTTGTGCTGCGGTGAGGGAACGCCCTACTATCTGTATTCTCAGACCGCTGCCCAGGAGATCTACGACCTTAACCCAGCCATGAAGATTATCATCATGCTGCGGAATCCTGTGGATGTGGCGTATTCTCTCTATTGCCAAAGGCTGAGTAATTCTATTGATAGTGAACCTATTCTGGATTTTGCTGAGGCGATCGCTGCTGAGGGCGATCGCGCCCAGGGAAAGCGCCTGCCCCCGGCCTATCCCGATCCTAAGATGGTCTTGTATACAGAAATTGCTAAATTTTATCCCCAGGTGCAGCGGTATGTCGATCGCTTTCCGCCAGAGCAACTGCATGTGGTTATTTATGATGACTTGCGGGCTGATGTAGATCGGGTCTATGGTCAGGTGCTGACGTTTTTGGGCGTTGATTCAGCCTATCGTCCGCCTCTGCAGGTGGTGAACCCCAATACAACCTGGCGGAGTCGAGGTCTGCAAGCCCTGGTTGAATCGCCGCCTAAGCCTTTGAAGACGAGTCTCAAGCGGTTAGGTATCTCTGGAAAAACCTTGTATCCTCTCTACCGAGCGCTCACCCGTTTTAATCAGAAGGTGGCGGTGCGATCGCCCTTAGATCCGGCTATGAAACTCAAGCTACAAAACTTATTTTACTCGGATGTGGAGCAGTTGAGTCAGTTGCTGGGTCGTTCGCTGCTGCATTGGTTGGAGGATTAG
- a CDS encoding glycosyltransferase family 4 protein: MNIVVIADARLPVPPQHYGGTERIVAMVCRGLQQRGHHVTLLAHPDSTEGDRLIPHQPPTQAYASRAYRKLWFQGLSLAAIHKADVVYNFGRVDYLWAALKTSVPVIARFANDIRETDLRWLLQQRSQALALISISDDQRRHVSHLGNWTTVYNGVEGDRFPFTSRPAHPGYLAFLGRLTHNKGVHLAIQVAQKTGLPLKIAGNISDEPGGRQYFETQVQPYLSDTIEWVGVVDDAQKVSFLGNAKALLFPIQWHEPFGIVMAEALSCGTPVIATRWGSAPEVIAHGRTGFLCNDVEDMVQAVQQIDRIDRAHCRSECDRRFSHDRMVDGYLQVYHRLVQDPRCLPPPSSWMGKRDSTPS, from the coding sequence ATGAATATCGTGGTGATTGCTGATGCTCGATTGCCCGTGCCGCCTCAACACTACGGGGGAACGGAGCGGATTGTGGCGATGGTTTGCCGGGGACTGCAGCAGCGCGGCCACCATGTCACTCTCCTGGCCCATCCTGACTCCACCGAGGGCGATCGCCTCATTCCTCACCAACCGCCCACCCAAGCCTATGCGTCCCGAGCCTATCGCAAGCTTTGGTTTCAGGGGTTGAGCTTAGCGGCGATTCACAAGGCTGATGTGGTGTACAACTTTGGGCGGGTGGACTATCTCTGGGCGGCGCTGAAGACGTCGGTGCCGGTGATTGCCCGGTTTGCCAATGATATTCGCGAGACCGACCTGCGCTGGCTATTACAGCAGCGATCGCAGGCCCTAGCGCTAATCAGCATTAGTGACGATCAGCGGCGGCATGTCTCCCACTTGGGGAACTGGACGACGGTCTACAACGGCGTGGAGGGCGATCGCTTTCCCTTCACGTCCCGTCCGGCCCACCCCGGCTACCTGGCCTTTCTTGGACGCCTCACCCACAACAAGGGCGTGCATTTGGCGATTCAGGTGGCCCAGAAAACCGGACTGCCGCTCAAAATTGCTGGCAATATTTCGGATGAACCGGGTGGACGGCAGTATTTTGAAACGCAGGTGCAGCCCTATCTGAGCGACACCATTGAATGGGTGGGGGTGGTGGATGATGCTCAGAAGGTTTCGTTTTTGGGCAATGCCAAGGCGCTTCTGTTTCCCATCCAGTGGCATGAACCCTTTGGCATCGTCATGGCGGAGGCGCTCTCCTGCGGTACGCCGGTGATTGCGACCCGCTGGGGTTCTGCCCCGGAGGTGATCGCCCATGGAAGGACTGGATTCCTCTGCAACGACGTGGAGGACATGGTGCAGGCGGTGCAGCAGATCGACCGGATCGATCGGGCTCACTGTCGCTCAGAGTGCGATCGCCGCTTCAGTCATGACCGCATGGTCGATGGCTATCTACAGGTGTATCACCGTTTAGTCCAGGATCCACGATGTCTGCCGCCCCCATCGTCATGGATGGGTAAACGCGACTCAACGCCCTCGTAG
- a CDS encoding oligosaccharide flippase family protein, with protein MSNHAAKAWLGTFATSSFILVCHTAAGILTARLLLPEGRGALAAILFWPQIVANMGLMSLNTAITRRASQPDVDVRRVAVTGLYLSLGLALITTVVAVLLLPLMLGEERSQWLAITRLYLIAFLPLNFSSSILIAVRHAEQKFTQFNVLRSLQALIYLVGLIVLWLSQGVTVEAVLWFNWLGTAVVAVVQWVEGRSLLTTRPSLQEARALMVMASRFKVASLAATVSHESDRLVIVTVLDTATIGLYAVAFTAATSGLSVLTSSFQSILLPKVARQTAVTDQRQLLGRGLRYAMLFSVVMGGLLILLIPLLIPLLFGTEFSAAIAPAMILVVAHLPKVMRHIIVNSLYGLNQPRPITLSSILTSVCFAAILLGQGMLLGRSPTLLTILMALAIANTVELGYLLVHLNRSIGLTLRDWWGLTPATLQQVIVLTQTTLLQRWQPRARS; from the coding sequence ATGTCTAACCATGCCGCCAAAGCTTGGCTCGGCACCTTTGCCACCAGTAGTTTTATCCTGGTCTGTCATACAGCAGCGGGTATTTTAACCGCGCGCTTGCTGTTGCCAGAGGGGCGGGGAGCCTTGGCGGCGATTTTATTTTGGCCGCAAATTGTCGCCAATATGGGGCTCATGAGCCTGAATACGGCGATCACCCGACGGGCCAGTCAGCCGGATGTGGATGTGCGGCGAGTGGCGGTCACGGGGCTCTACCTCTCTCTGGGCTTGGCATTGATCACGACGGTGGTGGCGGTGCTGCTCCTGCCCTTGATGTTGGGTGAGGAGCGATCGCAGTGGTTAGCGATCACTCGGCTCTACCTGATTGCTTTCTTACCCCTGAACTTTAGCAGTTCAATTTTAATTGCTGTTCGTCATGCAGAACAGAAGTTTACCCAGTTTAACGTGTTGCGATCGCTGCAAGCGTTGATCTATCTGGTGGGACTGATCGTGCTGTGGCTATCCCAGGGGGTCACAGTAGAAGCTGTTCTATGGTTCAACTGGCTGGGGACGGCAGTGGTGGCGGTGGTGCAGTGGGTGGAGGGGCGATCGCTGTTGACGACCCGACCTTCGCTGCAGGAAGCTAGGGCGCTGATGGTGATGGCATCGCGGTTTAAGGTGGCTAGTTTGGCGGCGACGGTATCCCACGAAAGCGATCGCTTGGTGATTGTGACGGTGCTGGATACCGCAACCATTGGTCTCTATGCCGTTGCCTTCACCGCCGCTACTTCTGGACTGAGCGTGCTCACCTCCAGTTTTCAGAGCATTTTGCTGCCCAAGGTGGCCCGCCAAACGGCAGTGACCGATCAACGGCAGTTGCTGGGGCGAGGCTTGCGCTATGCCATGCTGTTCAGCGTGGTGATGGGCGGGCTTTTGATCCTGTTGATTCCCCTGTTGATTCCCCTGCTTTTTGGGACAGAATTTTCGGCAGCGATCGCTCCGGCCATGATTCTGGTGGTAGCCCACCTGCCCAAGGTGATGCGCCACATCATTGTCAACAGTCTCTACGGTCTGAATCAACCCCGGCCAATTACCCTCAGTTCGATCCTCACCTCGGTCTGTTTCGCGGCGATTCTGTTGGGCCAGGGGATGCTGCTGGGGCGATCGCCAACCCTGCTGACAATTCTCATGGCCTTGGCGATCGCCAATACGGTGGAACTCGGTTACCTACTGGTTCACCTGAATCGCAGCATTGGCTTAACCCTGAGGGATTGGTGGGGATTGACCCCGGCCACCCTGCAGCAGGTGATCGTGCTTACCCAAACCACCCTCTTGCAGCGCTGGCAGCCTAGGGCTCGGTCTTGA